A region of Streptomyces halobius DNA encodes the following proteins:
- the thpD gene encoding ectoine hydroxylase translates to MTTAPERTADLYPTRGTAEVITPRKDPVVWSQPGAAGPFEPSELSDFERDGFFAIPELLTAEEVAVYRAELDRLVLDPAMRANPRSIVEPKSQSVRSVFEVHKISEVFAKLVADPRVVGRARQILGSDVYVHQSRINVKPGFGASGFYWHSDFETWHAEDGLPNMRTVSVSIALTENYDTNGGLMIMPGSHRHFVGCEGETPKDNYKRSLQMQDAGIPSDKILTNMADEHGIRLFTGKAGSATWFDCNAMHGSGDNITPYPRSNVFIVFNSVENTAVEPFAAPVRRPEYIGARDFTPVK, encoded by the coding sequence ATGACCACCGCACCCGAGCGCACCGCCGACCTGTACCCGACCCGTGGGACCGCTGAGGTGATCACCCCGCGGAAGGACCCGGTGGTGTGGTCGCAGCCCGGAGCGGCCGGCCCCTTCGAGCCGTCCGAGCTGAGCGACTTCGAACGCGACGGCTTTTTCGCCATCCCGGAACTGCTCACGGCGGAAGAAGTCGCGGTGTACCGCGCCGAACTGGACCGGCTCGTTCTCGACCCGGCGATGCGCGCCAACCCGCGCTCCATCGTCGAGCCGAAGTCGCAGAGCGTCCGGTCCGTCTTCGAGGTGCACAAGATCAGCGAGGTGTTCGCCAAGCTGGTCGCCGATCCGCGGGTGGTCGGCCGCGCCCGGCAGATCCTGGGCTCGGACGTCTATGTCCACCAGTCACGGATCAATGTGAAGCCCGGTTTCGGTGCCTCGGGCTTCTACTGGCACTCCGACTTCGAGACCTGGCACGCCGAGGACGGTCTGCCGAACATGCGCACCGTGTCGGTCTCGATCGCGCTGACGGAGAACTACGACACCAACGGCGGGCTGATGATCATGCCCGGGTCGCACCGGCACTTCGTGGGCTGCGAGGGTGAGACGCCGAAGGACAACTACAAGCGGTCGCTGCAGATGCAGGACGCGGGCATCCCGTCGGACAAGATCCTGACGAACATGGCGGACGAGCACGGCATCCGCCTGTTCACCGGCAAGGCCGGCTCGGCGACCTGGTTCGACTGCAACGCGATGCACGGCTCCGGTGACAACATCACGCCGTACCCGCGCAGCAATGTCTTCATCGTGTTCAACAGCGTGGAGAACACGGCGGTGGAGCCGTTCGCGGCGCCGGTCCGGCGGCCGGAGTACATCGGCGCGCGGGACTTCACCCCCGTGAAGTAG
- a CDS encoding ectoine synthase: MIVRSFKDIEGTDRHVKSQSGTWESKRIVLAKEGVGFSLHETTLYAGTETSMWYANHYEAVLCVEGEAELTNDETGEKFTITPGTMYLLDGHEKHTMRIKQDFRCVCVFNPPVTGREDHDENGVYPLLTEPELG, translated from the coding sequence GTGATCGTCCGCTCGTTCAAGGACATCGAGGGCACCGACCGCCACGTCAAGTCCCAGTCCGGCACATGGGAGAGCAAGCGCATCGTGCTCGCCAAGGAGGGCGTCGGCTTCTCCCTGCACGAGACCACCCTGTACGCGGGGACCGAGACCTCGATGTGGTACGCCAACCACTACGAGGCCGTCCTGTGCGTCGAGGGTGAGGCCGAGCTCACCAACGACGAGACCGGCGAGAAATTCACCATTACGCCGGGCACGATGTACCTGCTCGACGGGCATGAGAAGCACACCATGCGGATCAAGCAGGACTTCCGCTGCGTGTGTGTGTTCAACCCTCCGGTCACCGGCCGTGAGGACCACGACGAGAACGGGGTCTACCCGTTGCTCACCGAGCCCGAACTGGGCTGA
- the ectB gene encoding diaminobutyrate--2-oxoglutarate transaminase, with product MTITQPDLSVFETVESEVRSYCRGWPTVFDRAQGSRMTDEDGHTYLDFFAGAGSLNYGHNNPVLKRALIDYIERDGVTHGLDMSTTAKRAFLESFQNIILRPRDLPYKVMFPGPTGTNAVEAALKLARKVKGRESIVSFTNAFHGMSLGSLAVTGNAFKRAGAGIPLVHGTPMPFDNYLDGQIPDFLWFEKLLEDQGSGLNQPAAVIVETVQGEGGINVARADWLRALSDLCKRRDMLLIVDDIQMGCGRTGAFFSFEEAGIVPDIVTVSKSISGYGLPLALTLFKPELDVWEAGEHNGTFRGNNPAFVTAAAALDTYWADGQMEKQTLARGEIVEEHLKAIVEEHPGAFTEYRGRGLVWGLECVDKSLANKIAKRAFELGLLIETSGPESEVVKLLPALTTTPEELDEGLRILARATRDCA from the coding sequence GTGACTATCACCCAGCCCGACCTCAGCGTCTTCGAGACCGTGGAGTCGGAGGTGCGCAGCTACTGCCGTGGCTGGCCCACCGTCTTCGACCGCGCGCAGGGCAGCCGTATGACCGACGAGGACGGCCACACGTACCTCGACTTCTTCGCCGGCGCCGGCTCGCTCAACTACGGCCACAACAACCCGGTGCTGAAACGCGCCCTGATCGACTACATCGAGCGGGACGGCGTCACCCACGGCCTGGACATGTCCACCACGGCCAAGCGGGCGTTCCTGGAGTCCTTCCAGAACATCATCCTGCGGCCGCGTGACCTGCCCTACAAGGTCATGTTCCCGGGCCCGACGGGCACCAACGCCGTCGAGGCCGCGCTGAAGCTGGCCCGTAAGGTCAAGGGCCGCGAGTCGATCGTGTCCTTCACCAACGCCTTCCACGGCATGTCGCTCGGCTCGCTGGCCGTGACCGGCAACGCCTTCAAGCGGGCCGGCGCGGGCATCCCGCTGGTGCACGGCACCCCGATGCCGTTCGACAACTACCTCGACGGCCAGATCCCGGACTTCCTGTGGTTCGAGAAGCTGCTGGAGGACCAGGGCTCGGGCCTCAACCAGCCCGCCGCGGTGATCGTCGAGACGGTCCAGGGCGAGGGCGGCATCAACGTCGCCCGCGCCGACTGGCTGCGCGCCCTGTCCGATCTGTGCAAGCGCCGCGACATGCTGCTGATCGTGGACGACATCCAGATGGGTTGCGGCCGAACGGGTGCCTTCTTCTCCTTCGAGGAGGCGGGCATCGTGCCGGACATCGTCACCGTCTCGAAGTCCATCAGCGGCTACGGCCTGCCGCTCGCGCTCACCCTGTTCAAGCCGGAGCTGGACGTCTGGGAGGCGGGCGAGCACAACGGCACCTTCCGGGGCAACAACCCGGCCTTCGTCACGGCCGCCGCCGCGCTGGACACGTACTGGGCCGACGGCCAGATGGAGAAGCAGACCCTGGCCCGGGGTGAGATCGTCGAGGAGCACCTCAAGGCCATCGTCGAGGAGCACCCCGGGGCCTTCACCGAGTACCGCGGCCGCGGTCTGGTGTGGGGCCTGGAGTGCGTGGACAAGAGCCTCGCCAACAAGATCGCCAAGCGCGCCTTCGAGCTGGGTCTGCTGATCGAGACCTCCGGCCCGGAGAGCGAGGTCGTCAAGCTGCTCCCGGCGCTGACGACCACCCCCGAGGAACTGGACGAGGGTCTGCGGATCCTCGCCCGCGCGACCCGCGACTGCGCCTGA
- the ectA gene encoding diaminobutyrate acetyltransferase, with amino-acid sequence MTAAQADHARARTDIRELPEGFKLDTPRVEDGAAIWRIARDSKALDLNSSYSYLLWCRDFAATSVVARDTEGEPAAFITGYIRPDRPETLVVWQVAVDDAHRGQGLAAALLDGLTTRATHELGIRFVETTITPDNAASNQLFASFAERHGVALGREVLFDAGLFPEQGHEPEVLHLIGPFDVPAGTGQ; translated from the coding sequence ATGACCGCCGCACAAGCAGACCATGCACGTGCCCGCACCGATATCAGAGAATTGCCGGAGGGCTTCAAGCTCGACACCCCACGCGTGGAGGACGGAGCCGCGATCTGGCGCATCGCCCGCGACTCCAAGGCGCTGGACCTCAACTCCTCCTACAGCTACCTCTTGTGGTGTCGCGACTTCGCCGCCACCTCCGTCGTCGCCCGCGACACGGAGGGCGAGCCGGCCGCCTTCATCACCGGCTACATCCGCCCCGACCGCCCGGAGACACTCGTCGTCTGGCAGGTCGCCGTCGACGACGCGCACCGTGGTCAGGGGCTGGCGGCCGCACTCCTGGACGGGCTGACCACCCGCGCCACGCATGAGCTGGGCATCAGATTCGTCGAGACCACCATCACGCCCGACAACGCCGCCTCGAACCAGCTGTTCGCGTCGTTCGCCGAGCGCCACGGAGTGGCACTGGGCCGTGAGGTCCTCTTCGACGCGGGACTGTTCCCGGAACAGGGCCACGAGCCGGAGGTCCTGCACCTCATCGGCCCGTTCGACGTACCGGCCGGTACCGGGCAGTGA
- a CDS encoding amidohydrolase family protein, with amino-acid sequence MSEGAVLHLKGRVLLGPDDVRDELWVVGGRVTYERPAGAREVTTVQGWALPGLVDAHCHVGLDAHGPVDDATSEKQALTDRDAGTLLIRDAGSPSDTRWIDDREDLPRIIRAGRHIARTKRYIRNYAHEIEPEDLVAYVAQEARRGDGWVKLVGDWLDRSTGDLGFCWPRGAVEAAIAEAHRLGARLTAHCFAEESLGPLVEAGIDCVEHATGLTEDTIPLFAERGVAIVPTLVNIATFPRLADSGETKFPKWADHMRRLHARRYDTIGAAYDAGVPIYAGTDAGGSLAHGLVAQEVAELMKAGLPVEAALSATTWGARDWLGRPGLTEGAPADLVVYESDPRADVRVLAAPRRVVLRGRVVG; translated from the coding sequence ATGAGTGAGGGTGCGGTGCTGCACCTCAAGGGGAGGGTCCTACTCGGGCCGGACGACGTACGCGACGAGCTGTGGGTCGTCGGCGGTCGGGTGACGTATGAGCGGCCGGCCGGGGCGCGGGAGGTCACCACCGTCCAGGGCTGGGCGCTGCCGGGCCTGGTCGACGCCCACTGCCACGTGGGGCTGGACGCCCACGGCCCGGTGGACGACGCCACCAGCGAGAAACAGGCGCTGACCGACCGCGACGCGGGCACCCTGCTGATCCGGGACGCCGGATCGCCCTCGGACACCCGCTGGATCGACGACCGCGAGGATCTGCCGAGGATCATCCGCGCCGGCCGGCACATCGCCCGTACCAAGCGCTACATCCGTAACTACGCGCACGAGATCGAGCCGGAGGACCTGGTCGCCTATGTCGCCCAGGAGGCCCGGCGCGGCGACGGGTGGGTCAAGCTCGTCGGTGACTGGCTCGACCGCTCCACCGGCGATCTGGGGTTCTGCTGGCCGCGCGGCGCGGTCGAGGCGGCCATCGCCGAGGCCCACCGGCTGGGCGCCCGGCTCACCGCCCACTGCTTCGCGGAGGAATCCCTGGGCCCGCTCGTCGAAGCCGGCATCGACTGCGTCGAGCACGCCACCGGCCTCACCGAGGACACCATCCCGCTGTTCGCCGAGCGCGGGGTCGCGATCGTCCCCACGCTGGTCAATATCGCCACGTTCCCGCGCCTGGCCGACTCCGGCGAGACGAAGTTCCCGAAGTGGGCGGACCATATGCGGCGACTGCACGCACGCCGCTACGACACCATCGGGGCGGCCTACGACGCCGGGGTGCCCATCTACGCCGGTACGGACGCCGGCGGCTCGCTCGCGCACGGCCTGGTCGCCCAGGAGGTCGCCGAGCTGATGAAGGCCGGCCTCCCCGTCGAGGCCGCGCTCTCCGCGACCACCTGGGGTGCCCGGGACTGGCTCGGCCGCCCCGGCCTCACCGAGGGTGCCCCCGCCGACCTGGTGGTCTACGAGTCCGATCCGCGCGCGGACGTCCGGGTGCTGGCCGCCCCGCGCCGGGTGGTCCTGCGCGGCCGGGTGGTCGGCTGA
- a CDS encoding SCO1860 family LAETG-anchored protein yields MSTSSSHSSGTPTRRASRRLAATWVAASLTAGPAVLLGAAPAHATGDHGTSGAAILRADLNVGLLHKTAEVPLKATLNEVHAPASAEKTALSVQLDGVNHGKSFNMLRANVATARATADGHKTEGYANLEHAEVHLPALASQSLLEVKKVTSKAICTAGERPRAESNILGTVRVLGKEVTLRADGTKQVKVPGVGEVRLDLSKKSVTSKSAAATALDLNVSVNPLKLNVADVKGHIKLAEASCTTGKGSGDGGTSGGSGGQTGGGSGGQTGGGSGGQTGGGSSGGSGGQAGGGSGGQTGGGSGGSGGHSSGGQTGGSSAGQASGGASGGGNDTHPQTGTKPAGDNLAETGSSSATPYLAGGAALLLFAGAGSLGYARRRRNAAQGG; encoded by the coding sequence GTGTCCACCAGCTCCAGCCATTCCTCCGGCACGCCCACGCGCCGTGCCTCCCGCCGGCTCGCCGCCACCTGGGTCGCCGCCTCCCTCACGGCCGGTCCCGCCGTACTGCTCGGCGCCGCTCCGGCGCACGCCACCGGCGACCACGGCACCTCCGGCGCGGCCATCCTGCGCGCCGACCTCAACGTCGGTCTGCTCCACAAGACGGCCGAAGTCCCGCTGAAGGCCACGCTCAACGAGGTGCACGCACCGGCCTCGGCCGAGAAGACCGCGCTCTCCGTCCAGCTGGACGGCGTCAACCACGGCAAGTCGTTCAACATGCTGCGCGCGAACGTCGCCACCGCGCGTGCCACTGCCGACGGCCACAAGACCGAGGGCTACGCCAACCTGGAGCACGCCGAGGTGCATCTCCCGGCCCTTGCGTCGCAGTCCCTGCTCGAGGTCAAGAAGGTCACCTCCAAGGCGATATGCACGGCGGGCGAGCGCCCGCGGGCCGAGTCGAACATCCTGGGCACCGTCCGCGTCCTGGGCAAGGAGGTCACCCTCCGCGCCGACGGGACGAAACAGGTCAAGGTGCCCGGTGTGGGCGAAGTACGACTCGACCTGTCCAAGAAGAGCGTCACCTCCAAGAGCGCCGCGGCCACCGCGCTCGATCTGAACGTCTCCGTGAACCCGCTCAAGCTCAACGTCGCGGACGTCAAGGGACACATCAAGCTCGCCGAGGCCAGCTGCACCACCGGCAAGGGATCCGGTGACGGCGGCACGTCCGGCGGCAGCGGCGGCCAGACGGGCGGCGGCAGCGGCGGTCAGACCGGCGGCGGCAGCGGCGGTCAGACCGGCGGCGGCAGCAGCGGCGGCAGCGGTGGTCAGGCGGGCGGCGGCAGCGGCGGTCAGACCGGCGGCGGCAGCGGCGGCAGCGGCGGTCACTCGTCCGGCGGCCAGACCGGCGGCAGCTCCGCCGGGCAGGCCTCCGGCGGGGCGTCGGGCGGCGGCAACGACACCCATCCGCAGACCGGCACCAAGCCCGCCGGCGACAACCTCGCCGAGACCGGCAGCAGTTCGGCCACCCCGTACCTCGCCGGTGGCGCGGCCCTGCTGCTCTTCGCGGGCGCCGGATCGCTCGGCTACGCACGACGCCGCCGCAACGCGGCACAGGGCGGCTGA
- the cobC gene encoding Rv2231c family pyridoxal phosphate-dependent protein CobC translates to MPTPAEPARLREPAPSDGTGQPPEPDLRHHGDAEVRGTKGGSTDLTDLAVNVRAHTPPDWLKARIAASLDGLAAYPDGRAARRAVAVRHGLPVERVLLTSGAAEAFVLIARAVPARRPVVVHPQFTEPEAALRDAGHDVTRVLLGERDGFRVDPAAVPEDADLVVVGNPTNPTSVLHPAEALARLARPGRTLVVDEAFMDAVPGERASLAGRTDLPGLVVLRSLTKTWGLAGLRIGYVLAAPGTVAALERAQPLWPVSSPALAAAEACCAPAALAEAAAAAEETAGDRAHLLARLDGFPEVRAVRPAEGPFVLIRLPGAAEVRAGLRARGFAARRGDTFPGLGRDWLRLAVRDRATTDRFVAALADVLAEQGPAT, encoded by the coding sequence ATGCCGACGCCCGCTGAGCCCGCGCGGCTCCGGGAGCCGGCGCCGTCCGACGGGACCGGGCAGCCCCCGGAGCCGGACCTGCGACACCACGGCGACGCCGAAGTCCGGGGCACAAAAGGCGGTTCGACGGATCTGACCGACCTCGCGGTGAATGTCCGCGCCCACACTCCCCCGGACTGGCTGAAGGCCAGGATCGCCGCGTCGCTGGACGGTCTCGCCGCGTATCCGGACGGCCGGGCGGCACGCCGGGCGGTCGCCGTACGGCACGGTCTGCCGGTCGAGCGGGTGCTGTTGACGTCGGGGGCGGCGGAGGCGTTCGTGCTGATCGCGCGGGCCGTACCGGCTCGGCGGCCCGTGGTGGTGCACCCGCAGTTCACCGAGCCGGAGGCGGCGCTGCGGGACGCCGGGCACGACGTGACGCGGGTGCTGCTCGGTGAGCGGGACGGCTTCCGGGTGGATCCGGCGGCCGTTCCGGAGGACGCCGATCTGGTCGTCGTCGGCAATCCGACCAACCCCACCTCGGTTCTGCATCCCGCCGAGGCGCTGGCCCGGCTGGCGCGTCCCGGCCGGACCCTCGTGGTGGACGAGGCGTTCATGGACGCGGTGCCCGGGGAGCGGGCGTCGCTGGCCGGGCGGACGGATCTGCCCGGTCTGGTCGTGCTGCGCAGCCTCACCAAGACGTGGGGGCTGGCGGGCCTGCGGATCGGCTATGTGCTGGCCGCGCCCGGCACCGTCGCGGCGCTGGAACGGGCGCAGCCGCTGTGGCCGGTGTCCAGCCCGGCGCTGGCCGCGGCCGAGGCGTGCTGTGCGCCGGCGGCGCTGGCGGAGGCGGCCGCGGCGGCCGAGGAGACCGCCGGGGACCGGGCCCATCTGCTGGCCCGGCTGGACGGGTTCCCGGAGGTACGGGCCGTCCGGCCGGCCGAGGGGCCGTTCGTGCTGATCCGGCTGCCGGGCGCGGCGGAGGTGCGGGCCGGCCTGCGGGCCCGCGGCTTCGCGGCGCGCCGCGGCGACACCTTTCCGGGACTGGGCCGGGACTGGCTGCGGCTCGCGGTCCGGGACCGGGCCACGACCGACCGCTTCGTGGCCGCCCTGGCCGACGTCCTCGCGGAGCAGGGCCCGGCCACGTAG
- a CDS encoding sirohydrochlorin chelatase, whose translation MTTPPALLIAGHGTRDEGGAEALRALVHTVGERHPDVPVTGGFFGLAPSGPPLAEAVAGLVERGVTRVAAVPLLLAPTGAVRDALPEALERAREHHPDLGWACAAELEPGPRLLDTLERRVEAALGSGARRPEDRARTTVLLVGRGASEPQANAEVARAARLLWEGRGFAGVETAFVSQAWPDVPAGLDRCAALATAAPGAPGAVGPRRIVVLPYFLFSGDLLERLCMQTEGWAAAHPGIEVYGAEMIGPGAELAEVVVERYLEMVAGVPLLTGAAYGDRAAEGDTRGTDGAPGRSGAWAPGGEGHGEHADAR comes from the coding sequence GTGACCACCCCTCCCGCTCTGCTCATCGCCGGTCACGGCACGCGCGACGAAGGCGGGGCCGAGGCCCTGCGCGCACTGGTGCACACGGTCGGCGAGCGGCATCCCGATGTTCCCGTCACGGGTGGGTTCTTCGGCCTCGCGCCGTCCGGGCCGCCGCTGGCCGAGGCCGTCGCCGGGCTCGTCGAACGGGGCGTCACTCGGGTCGCCGCGGTGCCGCTGCTGCTGGCGCCGACCGGGGCCGTACGGGATGCCCTGCCCGAGGCGCTGGAGCGGGCACGGGAGCACCATCCGGATCTGGGCTGGGCCTGCGCCGCCGAGCTGGAGCCGGGGCCGAGGCTGCTGGACACCCTGGAGCGACGGGTGGAGGCGGCGCTGGGCAGTGGCGCCCGCAGACCCGAGGACCGGGCCCGTACGACGGTGCTGCTGGTGGGGCGCGGTGCCTCGGAGCCGCAGGCGAACGCCGAGGTGGCACGGGCAGCGCGGCTGCTGTGGGAAGGGCGCGGCTTCGCGGGTGTGGAGACGGCGTTCGTCTCGCAGGCGTGGCCGGATGTGCCGGCCGGTCTCGACCGGTGTGCGGCGCTGGCCACCGCGGCTCCCGGTGCCCCCGGTGCGGTCGGCCCGCGGCGGATCGTCGTCCTGCCCTATTTCCTCTTCTCCGGCGATCTGTTGGAGCGGTTGTGTATGCAGACCGAGGGCTGGGCCGCGGCGCATCCCGGGATCGAGGTGTACGGCGCCGAAATGATCGGCCCGGGGGCGGAGCTGGCCGAGGTCGTGGTGGAGCGTTATCTGGAGATGGTGGCGGGCGTTCCGCTGCTGACGGGTGCGGCGTACGGGGACCGGGCGGCCGAGGGGGACACCCGGGGAACGGACGGCGCACCGGGGCGGAGCGGGGCCTGGGCGCCGGGCGGCGAGGGGCACGGTGAGCATGCCGACGCCCGCTGA
- a CDS encoding cobalamin biosynthesis protein, whose amino-acid sequence MPLAEVLELVTDTLALLGHTPAAVTALATVDVKAAEPGLAGVARQLGVPLLSYAAEALAAVRVPAPSRFARDVMGTPSVAEAAALLAAGPGAELVVGKRKSAPHGRPPGATCAIAAAAGREGAGTTGPEGTATGGAEGPATTAGTGTGGAAPSTGGV is encoded by the coding sequence GTGCCGCTGGCGGAGGTGCTGGAGCTGGTCACGGACACCCTCGCGCTGCTCGGGCACACACCGGCCGCGGTGACCGCGCTGGCGACGGTGGACGTCAAGGCGGCCGAGCCGGGGCTGGCCGGGGTGGCGCGGCAGTTGGGCGTCCCGTTGCTGTCGTATGCGGCCGAGGCTCTGGCGGCCGTGCGGGTGCCGGCCCCGTCGCGGTTCGCGCGGGATGTCATGGGGACGCCGAGCGTGGCGGAGGCGGCGGCGCTGCTGGCGGCCGGGCCGGGTGCCGAACTGGTCGTCGGGAAGCGGAAGTCGGCGCCGCACGGCCGGCCGCCCGGGGCGACCTGCGCCATCGCGGCGGCGGCAGGCCGGGAGGGCGCGGGCACCACCGGTCCGGAAGGCACCGCCACCGGCGGTGCGGAAGGCCCGGCAACGACAGCCGGCACCGGAACCGGCGGTGCGGCTCCCAGCACCGGCGGGGTATGA
- a CDS encoding cobyrinate a,c-diamide synthase, protein MVSAALPRLVIAAPSSGSGKTTVATGLMAAFAEAGLSVSPHKVGPDYIDPGYHSLATGRPGRNLDAYLCGPERIAPLFLHGAAGADLAVVEGVMGLFDGAAPVTAREARPSKGGGGRRAGELSSTAQVAKLLRAPVVLVVDASSQSRSVAALVHGFASWDPEVRLAGVILNKVGSDRHEELLRDALGSSGVPVLGVLRRTEQARTPSRHLGLVPVAERRAEALESVAALAARVREGCDLEALLALARTAPELPDTPWDAAAELGPGAGTTSSGRPLIAVAGGAAFTFSYVEHAELLAAAGAEVVPFDPLRDEQLPPGTRGLVIGGGFPEVYAPDLSANVPLRAAVAALAASGAPVAAECAGLLYLSRSLDGKPMCGVLPADARMTERLTLGYREAVALEDNALATAGTRVRGHEFHRTTLEPGAGEGPAWGVTHPARRVEGFVSGGVHASYLHVHWAAEPSLAGRLVESAALGVPPGRGALAV, encoded by the coding sequence GTGGTGAGTGCCGCGCTCCCCCGGCTCGTCATCGCCGCGCCCTCCTCGGGCAGCGGCAAGACGACCGTCGCCACCGGGCTGATGGCGGCCTTCGCCGAGGCCGGTCTGTCGGTGTCGCCGCACAAGGTGGGGCCCGACTACATCGACCCGGGCTATCACTCCCTGGCCACCGGCCGTCCCGGCCGCAATCTGGACGCCTACCTGTGCGGTCCGGAGCGGATCGCCCCGCTGTTCCTGCACGGCGCGGCGGGCGCGGATCTCGCGGTGGTCGAGGGCGTGATGGGGCTGTTCGACGGTGCCGCACCCGTCACTGCGCGCGAAGCGCGTCCATCGAAGGGTGGTGGTGGGCGACGGGCGGGCGAGTTGTCGTCGACGGCGCAGGTCGCGAAGCTGCTGCGGGCGCCGGTGGTGCTGGTGGTGGACGCGTCGTCGCAGTCCCGGTCGGTGGCGGCGCTGGTGCACGGATTCGCGTCCTGGGACCCGGAGGTGCGGCTGGCGGGGGTGATCCTCAACAAGGTCGGCTCGGACCGGCACGAGGAGCTGCTGCGGGACGCGCTGGGCTCCTCCGGGGTGCCGGTGCTGGGGGTGCTGCGGCGTACGGAGCAGGCGCGTACGCCGTCCCGGCATCTGGGGCTGGTGCCGGTCGCCGAGCGCCGGGCGGAGGCGCTGGAGTCGGTGGCGGCACTGGCCGCGCGGGTGCGCGAGGGCTGCGATCTGGAGGCGCTGCTGGCGCTGGCGCGCACCGCGCCGGAGCTGCCGGACACGCCGTGGGACGCGGCGGCGGAGCTGGGTCCCGGCGCGGGGACGACATCCTCCGGCAGGCCGCTGATCGCCGTCGCGGGCGGCGCCGCGTTCACCTTCTCGTACGTGGAGCACGCCGAGCTGCTGGCCGCGGCGGGCGCCGAGGTGGTGCCGTTCGACCCGCTGCGGGACGAGCAACTGCCGCCCGGCACACGGGGTTTGGTGATCGGCGGCGGGTTCCCCGAGGTGTACGCACCGGATCTGTCGGCGAACGTGCCGCTGCGGGCGGCGGTGGCCGCGCTGGCGGCCTCCGGGGCGCCGGTCGCCGCCGAGTGCGCCGGCCTGCTCTATCTGTCCCGGTCGCTCGACGGGAAGCCGATGTGCGGGGTGCTGCCCGCCGACGCGCGGATGACGGAGCGGCTCACCCTCGGCTACCGGGAGGCGGTGGCGCTGGAGGACAACGCGCTGGCCACGGCCGGGACGCGGGTACGGGGCCACGAGTTCCACCGCACGACGCTGGAACCGGGCGCGGGCGAGGGCCCGGCGTGGGGCGTGACGCACCCGGCGCGGCGGGTGGAGGGCTTCGTCAGCGGCGGGGTGCATGCCTCGTATCTGCATGTGCACTGGGCAGCGGAGCCGTCGTTGGCGGGACGGCTGGTGGAGAGCGCGGCGTTGGGGGTGCCTCCCGGGCGGGGAGCCTTGGCCGTATGA
- the cobO gene encoding cob(I)yrinic acid a,c-diamide adenosyltransferase, with amino-acid sequence MPQGQPSVIPDDGLTTRQRRNRPLVLVHTGIGKGKSTAAFGLALRAWNQGWPIGVFQFVKSAKWKVGEENALKVLGASGEGGTVDWHKMGEGWSWIQRDGEMSNEEKAREGWEQVKRCLAEETYRLYVLDEFAYPMHWGWVDTDEVVSVLRDRPGTQHVVITGRNAPQELLDCADLVTDMTKVKHPMDAGQKGQRGVEW; translated from the coding sequence ATGCCACAAGGACAACCGAGCGTCATCCCGGACGACGGGCTCACCACGCGGCAGCGCCGCAACCGCCCGCTGGTGCTCGTGCACACCGGCATCGGCAAGGGCAAGTCGACCGCCGCGTTCGGGCTGGCGCTGCGGGCGTGGAACCAGGGCTGGCCGATCGGGGTGTTCCAGTTCGTCAAGTCCGCGAAGTGGAAGGTCGGCGAGGAGAACGCGCTGAAGGTGCTGGGCGCCTCCGGCGAGGGCGGGACCGTCGACTGGCACAAGATGGGCGAGGGCTGGTCCTGGATCCAGCGCGACGGCGAGATGTCCAACGAGGAGAAGGCGCGGGAGGGCTGGGAGCAGGTCAAGCGCTGCCTCGCCGAGGAGACCTACCGGCTTTACGTGCTGGACGAGTTCGCGTACCCGATGCACTGGGGCTGGGTGGACACCGACGAGGTGGTGTCGGTGCTGCGGGACCGTCCCGGTACGCAGCATGTCGTCATCACCGGCCGCAACGCCCCGCAGGAGCTGCTGGACTGTGCCGATCTGGTGACGGACATGACGAAGGTCAAGCACCCGATGGACGCGGGCCAGAAGGGCCAGCGGGGTGTCGAGTGGTGA